From Molothrus aeneus isolate 106 chromosome 18, BPBGC_Maene_1.0, whole genome shotgun sequence, a single genomic window includes:
- the HSPB8 gene encoding heat shock protein beta-8 produces the protein MADSQMPFSCHYPGRRSLRDPFREPGLTSRLLDDDFGLSPFPGDLTADWPDWARPRLTTTWPGPLRAGLGRTPPMAPAYGAHFGGYPESRSPAPFPREPWKVCVNVHSFKPEELTVKTKDGYVEVSGKHEEQQVEGGIVSKNFTKKIQLPYEVDPITVFASLSPEGLLIIEAPQIPPYQQYGEGSSGSEIPVESQEATCT, from the exons ATGGCCGATAGCCAGatgcccttctcctgccattATCCCGGCAGGCGCAGCCTCCGCGACCCTTTCCGGGAGCCCGGCCTGACCTCTCGCCTGCTGGACGATGACTTCGGCTTGTCGCCCTTCCCCGGGGACCTGACGGCGGACTGGCCCGACTGGGCTCGGCCCCGGCTCACCACCACCTGGCCGGGCCCCCTGCGCGCCGGCCTGGGCCGCACGCCCCCCATGGCCCCCGCCTACGGCGCCCACTTCGGGGGGTACCCCGAGAGCCGCAGCCCCGCGCCCTTCCCCCGCGAGCCCTGGAAGGTGTGTGTCAACGTGCACAGCTTCAAACCCGAGGAGCTGACCGTCAAAACCAAGGATGGCTACGTCGAGGTGTCAG GCAAACACGaggagcagcaggtggaagGAGGGATCGTCTCCAAGAACTTCACCAAGAAAATCCA GCTGCCCTACGAGGTGGATCCCATCACGGTGTTCGCCTCCTTGTCCCCGGAGGGGCTGCTGATCATCGAGGCGCCCCAGATCCCCCCTTACCAGCAGTACGGCGAGGGCAGCAGCGGCAGCGAGATCCCCGTCGAGAGCCAGGAGGCCACCTGCACCTGA